The following coding sequences lie in one Arachis ipaensis cultivar K30076 chromosome B03, Araip1.1, whole genome shotgun sequence genomic window:
- the LOC107630100 gene encoding uncharacterized protein LOC107630100 isoform X2: protein MWVDLTIEANSFSEDINDDWFNTSHPFHQWSARQLKAKFSHPGQEKLTSEVVDSDGQDSQQVPSSVSRSRGKHYNSKKWEVMNLNNLLDKQQGLSKRCFQASSSFGNEVKPKTKSNVGHPKGMLSENLGPNFESKARGKAKSSASCSKPVIGTNFVDKRSGESSTRSTITSEDTHQQQKCKVEPTQLCDKNGRSLSDRGVGLRKSCITDRASIVQQQQKSMEVCSQPCKSGSSSAVSVCLGKSCVTRRASRMEVAGDIMQSRGRKSSYGNSSVGSSSIPGYEVKFVSKHIRKEIADGNDAVTMNLADKNNWKPANVSQTQTSTYLVKGAKSSNKQGNSVNCAKPACLRNTKSLVQYRSIRQTSLMPVRGNKEDACTGAKKKLGKINSLTGKGKENVANTVTSNPKCIEKGVTSGRMLKDLRTTECCRLQKGNAGSAALANKLGKDNDRPEAKNRTNLVRRIYLR from the exons ATGTGGGTAGATTTGACTATTGAAGCTAACTCTTTTAGTGAAGATAT AAATGATGACTGGTTCAACACAAGCCACCC GTTCCACCAGTGGTCTGCTCGGCAGCTGAAGGCTAAGTTCTCTCATCCTGGACAGGAGAAATTGACATCAGAAGTAGTTGACTCGGATGGACAAGACTCGCAGCAGGTTCCTTCTTCAGTCTCAAGGTCGAGGGGCAAACACTACAATAGCAAGAAATGGGAAGTTATGAATCTGAACAATTTGTTAGACAAGCAACAGGGTTTGAGTAAGAGATGCTTCCAAGCAAGTTCCAGCTTTGGTAATGAGGTGAAGCCCAAAACAAAATCTAATGTTGGCCACCCAAAAGGAATGTTGAGTGAAAATTTAGGACCGAACTTTGAAAGCAAGGCAAGAGGAAAAGCTAAGTCTTCGGCCAGTTGCAGTAAGCCTGTGATTGGAACAAATTTTGTTGATAAAAGGAGTGGTGAAAGCAGTACAAGAAGCACAATAACGTCGGAGGACACTCATCAACAGCAGAAATGTAAAGTGGAACCTACTCAGCTTTGTGATAAAAATGGTAGAAGTTTGTCAGATAGGGGTGTTGGTCTTAGGAAAAGTTGTATAACAGACAGAGCCTCGATAGTTCAGCAACAACAGAAATCAATGGAGGTATGTAGTCAACCTTGTAAAAGTGGAAGTTCGTCAGCTGTAAGTGTTTGTCTTGGTAAAAGTTGTGTTACTAGAAGAGCTTCCAGAATGGAGGTTGCTGGTGATATAATGCAATCAAGGGGTCGTAAATCTTCTTATGGGAACTCTAGTGTTGGATCATCTTCAATCCCTGGTTATGAAGTTAAATTTGTATCAAAACACATCAGAAAGGAAATTGCAGATGGGAATGATGCCGTTACAATGAATCTTGCAGATAAGAATAATTGGAAGCCTGCTAATGTATCTCAGACGCAGACATCTACCTATCTGGTTAAGGGAGCAAAATCAAGCAACAAGCAGGGAAATAGTGTCAATTGTGCAAAACCAGCATGCCTTAGAAATACAAAATCATTG GTCCAATATCGGTCAATACGTCAGACATCTTTGATGCCTGTTAGAGGCAACAAAGAAGATGCTTGTACTGGTGCTAAGAAGAAACTTGGAAAGATAAATAGTTTGACTGGCAAGGGAAAAGAGAATGTTGCAAATACTGTGACATCAAATCCAAAGTGCATTGAAAAAGGTGTTACTAGCGGGCGCATGTTAAAAGATCTTAGAACTACGGAATGCTGTCGTCTGCAGAAGGGCAACGCAGGCTCAGCTGCTCTAGCAAATAAACTG GGAAAAGACAATGATCGACCTGAAGCAAAGAATCGAACTAATCTAGTTCGAAGGATTTACCTACGATAA
- the LOC107630099 gene encoding probable serine incorporator, which yields MWAASCLASCCAACACDACRTVVSGISRRSARIAYCGLFAFSLVVAWILREVAAPLMESLPWINHFKHTPSREWFETDAVLRVSLGNFLFFTILAVLMIGVKNQKDPRDGLHHGGWMMKIICWFLLVIFMFFLPNELISFYETISKFGSGMFLLVQVVLLLDFVHRWNDTWVGYDEQFWYVALFVVSLVCYVASFVFSGVLFHFFTPSGQDCGINTFFITMTLLLAFVFAIVALHPAVNGSILPASVISLYCTYLCYSALSSEPRDYECNGLHKHSKAVSTGTLTLGLLTTVLSVVYSAVRAGSSATVLSPPSSPRAGKPLLPLDGKEEVENEKAKPVTYSYAFFHLIFSLASMYSAMLLTGWSTSVGETGKLVDVGWPSVWVRIVTCWATALLYLWSLVAPIMFPEREF from the exons ATGTGGGCAGCTTCCTGCCTTGCGTCATGCTGTGCCGCGTGCGCATGCGACGCGTGCCGGACTGTCGTTTCGGGAATCAGCCGCCGTTCAGCGAGGATCGCCTACTGCGGCCTGTTCGCCTTCTCCCTCGTCGTCGCATGGATCCTCCGCGAAGTCGCTGCTCCTTTGATGGAGTCTCTTCCTT GGATCAATCACTTTAAACATACCCCTAGCAGAGAATGGTTTGAAACAGATGCAGTTTTGCGAGTTAGCTTGGGGAACTTTCTCTTTTTCACTATTCTAGCAGTTCTAATGATTGGCGTCAAGAACCAGAAGGATCCTCGTGATGGTTTGCATCACGGAGGTTGGATGATGAAAATAATTTGTTGGTTCCTTCTGGTAATCTTTATGTTTTTCCTTCCAAATGAGCTCATCAGCTTTTATG AAACCATATCAAAGTTTGGCTCGGGTATGTTTCTTCTAGTTCAAGTTGTGCTCTTGTTAGATTTTGTTCATCGATGGAATGACACCTGGGTTGGATATGATGAACAATTCTG GTATGTTGCTCTGTTTGTGGTTTCACTTGTTTGTTATGTGGCTTCATTTGTGTTCTCGGGAGTTCTTTTTCACTTCTTCACACCATCTGGACAAGACTGTGGAATCAATACCTTCTTTATTACAATGACCCTCCTTCTTGCATTTGTTTTTGCTATTGTTGCTTTGCACCCTGCG GTAAATGGGAGCATTCTGCCTGCTTCAGTAATTTCATTATACTGTACTTATCTCTGCTATAGTGCATTGTCTAGTGAACCCCGAGATTACGAGTGCAATGGCCTCCACAAACACTCAAAAGCCGTTTCAACTGGCACCCTTACTTTGGGCTTGCTTACGACAGTTCTATCTGTTGTGTATTCTGCTGTGCGTGCTGGATCTTCTGCCACAGTGCTTTCCCCACCAAGCTCTCCTCGTGCTG GGAAGCCTTTGCTTCCGTTGGATGGAAAGGAGGAAGTTGAGAATGAGAAAGCAAAGCCGGTTACATATTCATATGCCTTTTTCCACTTGATTTTCTCTCTTGCGAGCATGTATTCTGCAATGCTTCTGACAGGTTGGTCAACTTCTGTTGGAGAGACTGGGAAGTTGGTTGATGTCGGGTGGCCTTCTGTGTGGGTTCGGATTGTCACTTGCTGGGCTACTGCTCTGCTCTACTTATGGTCACTTGTGGCGCCAATTATGTTCCCAGAAAGGGAGTTTTAA
- the LOC107630100 gene encoding uncharacterized protein LOC107630100 isoform X1, whose translation MEASKKNEIIIKEANNHWTFLEHIEAPMWVDLTIEANSFSEDINDDWFNTSHPFHQWSARQLKAKFSHPGQEKLTSEVVDSDGQDSQQVPSSVSRSRGKHYNSKKWEVMNLNNLLDKQQGLSKRCFQASSSFGNEVKPKTKSNVGHPKGMLSENLGPNFESKARGKAKSSASCSKPVIGTNFVDKRSGESSTRSTITSEDTHQQQKCKVEPTQLCDKNGRSLSDRGVGLRKSCITDRASIVQQQQKSMEVCSQPCKSGSSSAVSVCLGKSCVTRRASRMEVAGDIMQSRGRKSSYGNSSVGSSSIPGYEVKFVSKHIRKEIADGNDAVTMNLADKNNWKPANVSQTQTSTYLVKGAKSSNKQGNSVNCAKPACLRNTKSLVQYRSIRQTSLMPVRGNKEDACTGAKKKLGKINSLTGKGKENVANTVTSNPKCIEKGVTSGRMLKDLRTTECCRLQKGNAGSAALANKLGKDNDRPEAKNRTNLVRRIYLR comes from the exons ATGGAAGCTTCGAAAAAGAATGAGATCATCATCAAGGAGGCCAACAATCACTGGACTTTTTTG GAACATATTGAAGCACCTATGTGGGTAGATTTGACTATTGAAGCTAACTCTTTTAGTGAAGATAT AAATGATGACTGGTTCAACACAAGCCACCC GTTCCACCAGTGGTCTGCTCGGCAGCTGAAGGCTAAGTTCTCTCATCCTGGACAGGAGAAATTGACATCAGAAGTAGTTGACTCGGATGGACAAGACTCGCAGCAGGTTCCTTCTTCAGTCTCAAGGTCGAGGGGCAAACACTACAATAGCAAGAAATGGGAAGTTATGAATCTGAACAATTTGTTAGACAAGCAACAGGGTTTGAGTAAGAGATGCTTCCAAGCAAGTTCCAGCTTTGGTAATGAGGTGAAGCCCAAAACAAAATCTAATGTTGGCCACCCAAAAGGAATGTTGAGTGAAAATTTAGGACCGAACTTTGAAAGCAAGGCAAGAGGAAAAGCTAAGTCTTCGGCCAGTTGCAGTAAGCCTGTGATTGGAACAAATTTTGTTGATAAAAGGAGTGGTGAAAGCAGTACAAGAAGCACAATAACGTCGGAGGACACTCATCAACAGCAGAAATGTAAAGTGGAACCTACTCAGCTTTGTGATAAAAATGGTAGAAGTTTGTCAGATAGGGGTGTTGGTCTTAGGAAAAGTTGTATAACAGACAGAGCCTCGATAGTTCAGCAACAACAGAAATCAATGGAGGTATGTAGTCAACCTTGTAAAAGTGGAAGTTCGTCAGCTGTAAGTGTTTGTCTTGGTAAAAGTTGTGTTACTAGAAGAGCTTCCAGAATGGAGGTTGCTGGTGATATAATGCAATCAAGGGGTCGTAAATCTTCTTATGGGAACTCTAGTGTTGGATCATCTTCAATCCCTGGTTATGAAGTTAAATTTGTATCAAAACACATCAGAAAGGAAATTGCAGATGGGAATGATGCCGTTACAATGAATCTTGCAGATAAGAATAATTGGAAGCCTGCTAATGTATCTCAGACGCAGACATCTACCTATCTGGTTAAGGGAGCAAAATCAAGCAACAAGCAGGGAAATAGTGTCAATTGTGCAAAACCAGCATGCCTTAGAAATACAAAATCATTG GTCCAATATCGGTCAATACGTCAGACATCTTTGATGCCTGTTAGAGGCAACAAAGAAGATGCTTGTACTGGTGCTAAGAAGAAACTTGGAAAGATAAATAGTTTGACTGGCAAGGGAAAAGAGAATGTTGCAAATACTGTGACATCAAATCCAAAGTGCATTGAAAAAGGTGTTACTAGCGGGCGCATGTTAAAAGATCTTAGAACTACGGAATGCTGTCGTCTGCAGAAGGGCAACGCAGGCTCAGCTGCTCTAGCAAATAAACTG GGAAAAGACAATGATCGACCTGAAGCAAAGAATCGAACTAATCTAGTTCGAAGGATTTACCTACGATAA